Proteins found in one Oryza glaberrima chromosome 4, OglaRS2, whole genome shotgun sequence genomic segment:
- the LOC127769692 gene encoding gibberellin 2-beta-dioxygenase 6, whose amino-acid sequence MPAFADIAIDPPLADSYRALALLRRDGDGGIAPPAVQMVGSGGAVLERDLPMVDLERLTRGGAGERKACAGAMARAASEWGFFQLTNHGVSRELMEEMRREQARLFRLPFETKEKAGLLNGSYRWGNPTATSLRHLSWSEAFHVPLASISGADCDFGDLTSLRGVMQEVAEAMSRVANTVAAALAEELTGRGGGGASAAPWFPAGCDETTCFLRLNRYPTCPFAADTFGLVPHTDSDFLTVLCQDQVGGLHLMKDSRWVAVRPRPDALVVNIGDLFQAWSNNRYKSVEHKVVANAKTDRLSVAYFLCPSYDSLVGTCGEPSPYRAFTFGEYRKKVQEDVRTTGKKIGLPNFLKHSSVQ is encoded by the exons ATGCCGGCCTTCGCCGACATCGCCATCGACCCGCCTCTGGCCGACAGCTACCGCGCGCTGGCGCTgctccgccgcgacggcgacggtggcattGCGCCGCCGGCTGTGCAGATGGTCGGCTCGGGCGGCGCCGTGCTGGAGCGCGACCTGCCGATGGTGGACCTGGAGCGGCTGACgaggggcggcgcgggggagAGGAAGGCGTGCGCGGGCGCCatggcgagggcggcgtcggaGTGGGGGTTCTTCCAGCTGACCAACCACGGCGTGAGCCGGGAGCTGATGGAGGAGATGAGGCGGGAGCAGGCGAGGCTGTTCCGTCTGCCGTTCGAAACCAAGGAGAAGGCCGGCCTGCTCAACGGCTCGTACCGGTGGGGCAACCCCACCGCCACGTCGCTCCGCCACCTCTCGTGGTCGGAGGCGTTCCACGTCCCGCTCGCCAGCATCTCCGGGGCGGATTGCGACTTCGGAGACCTCACCTCCTTAAG GGGCGTGATGCAGGAGGTGGCCGAAGCGATGTCGCGGGTGGCGAACACGGTGGCAGCGGCGCTGGCGGAGGAGCTGaccgggcgcggaggcggcggggcatcggcggcgccgtggtTCCCGGCGGGGTGCGACGAGACGACGTGCTTCCTGCGGCTCAACCGGTACCCGACGTGCCCTTTCGCGGCGGACACGTTCGGGCTGGTGCCGCACACGGACAGCGACTTCCTCACCGTCCTGTGCCAGGACCAGGTCGGGGGCCTGCACCTGATGAAGGACTCCCGGTGGGTGGCCGTCAGGCCACGCCCCGACGCCCTCGTCGTCAACATCGGCGATCTGTTTCAG GCGTGGAGCAACAACAGGTACAAGAGCGTGGAGCATAAAGTGGTGGCCAACGCCAAGACGGACCGGCTATCGGTGGCCTACTTCCTGTGCCCGTCCTACGACTCGCTCGTCGGGACATGCGGCGAGCCATCGCCATACAGGGCCTTCACCTTCGGGGAGTACAGGAAGAAGGTGCAGGAAGACGTCAGGACAACCGGGAAAAAGATTGGCCTCCCAAACTTTCTCAAGCATTCTTCAGTACAATAA
- the LOC127769781 gene encoding LOW QUALITY PROTEIN: uncharacterized protein At2g24330-like (The sequence of the model RefSeq protein was modified relative to this genomic sequence to represent the inferred CDS: inserted 1 base in 1 codon), translating into MAAVPVQGGGRRARAPAPFARRGVRNLVVLSILSEVGAVVYAIIMTKSVDLDWQMRAIRVLPMFVLPALSSMIYSXTLSFTRMLEQKDQKLLERLREERKAKIDELKERTNYYLTQKLIQKYDLDPAAKAAAASVLATKLGADSGLKGWPGKKIFLT; encoded by the exons ATGGCTGCAGTACCTGTCcaaggaggaggccgccgtgcACGCGCGCCTGCGCCGTTCGCCCGCCGTGGCGTCCGCAACCTCGTCGTCCTCTCCATCCTCAGCGAG GTGGGAGCTGTAGTTTATGCAATCATCATGACAAAATCTGTGGATCTAGATTGGCAGATGAGGGCTATTAGAGTGCTGCCTATGTTCGTCTTGCCTGCTTTATCCTCAATGATATATT ATACTCTAAGCTTCACAAGGATGT TGGAGCAGAAGGATCAGAAGTTGCTTGAAAgattgagagaggagagaaaagctAAGATTGATGAACTGAAAGAGAGAACAAATTATTATCTCACCCAGAAGCTTATTCAG AAATATGACCTTGATCCTGCagcgaaagcagcagcagcttcggTCTTGGCAACTAAGCTGGGGGCAGATAGTGGTCTTAag GGTTGGCCAGGAAAGAAGATTTTCCTCACGTGA
- the LOC127769858 gene encoding photosynthetic NDH subunit of lumenal location 3, chloroplastic-like encodes MDCGIELKGCICRINNCAVELFSMEEDLVIDDEDSWDLLARDLRLKVTFLYIDLGRVICSCEIDEHKKMLTGLANKFFYFMDELANAVSSRSIPLMQVCYSDTTLLLREVLSALVPSQ; translated from the exons ATGGATTGTGGGATTGAATTGAAGGGCTGCATTTGTCGGATCAACAACTGCGCTGTTGAACTCTTCTCAATGGAGGAGGACTTGGTGATTGATGATGAGGACTCGTGGGACCTTCTTGCGAGGGATCTTCGGTTGAAGGTTACATTCTTGTACATTGACCTCGGCCGTGTGATTTGCTCCTGTGAGATTGATGAACACAAGAAGATGCTCACCGGTTTAGCGAACAAGTTTTTCTACTTCATGGATGAG TTGGCGAATGCAGTGAGCAGCAGAAGCATCCCCCTCATGCAGGTGTGCTACAGTGATACGACTCTTCTTCTCCGCGAGGTGCTCTCCGCCCTTGTGCCCTCCCAGTAA
- the LOC127771615 gene encoding psbQ-like protein 3, chloroplastic, translating into MALQLAAQALSAILLSGAQPSSRRATPPGNGQRSRRPPATGRRRLAASLLASQLLLLPAAATSVAGAFEFDLRITVPEQSGEEAEAVVKLHARNLVRVKGLIDARSWRELQAALRSSAANLKQDLYAIIQASPASRRPELRRLYSNLFNSVTSLDYAARDKDELRVQEYYSNMITSLDEIFSKVM; encoded by the exons ATGGCATTGCAGCTCGCTGCCCAAGCGCTCTCCGCGATCCTCCTGTCGGGCGCCCAGCCGAGCAGCAGACGCGCGACACCGCCCGGAAACGGCCAACGGAGTCGGAGACCGCCAGCCACCGgcaggcggcggctggcggcgtcGCTCCTCGCgtcccagctgctgctgctgcccgcggcggcgaccagcgTCGCCGGCGCGTTCGAGTTCGACCTGAGGATCACCGTGCCGGAGCagtccggcgaggaggccgaggccgTCGTGAAGCTCCACGCGAGGAACCTGGTGCGCGTCAAGGGGCTCATCGACGCCAGGTCGTGGAGGGAGCTGCAGGCGGCGCTCCGGTCCAGCGCCGCCAACCTCAAGCAGGACCTCTACGCCATCATCCAGGCGAgcccggcgagccggcggccggAGCTCCGGCGGCTCTACTCCAACCTCTTCAACAGCGTCACCAGC CTAGATTATGCGGCCAGGGACAAGGATGAGCTCCGAGTTCAGGAATACTACAGCAACATGATCACAAGCCTCGACGAGATTTTTTCCAAGGTCATGTAG
- the LOC127771614 gene encoding uncharacterized protein LOC127771614 isoform X2 yields MADDPSLDFGEFPQPFCSQQVVSFQPSVTTSGSGGMPVYLDCSSGMDSNTVMLSTTPSVVVSTTSSNTVADPGQNLKYGGPLAADWSRLELDVLKDGLQKYGNEQGIMKYIKIAASLPSKTVRDVAMKCQWLGKRENSRRRKSEDHHTGRKMKERKAKMAEPSLWGTNHPVQTDTRVPSFVSHNAIQNNQILTGATEIDRAMQQLLVQNDRLLDQIEANMLACQPQNNIELFHRTRRNINGLLQTMNQMPGIMSKMPPLPVSVNENLASFVLPGLTVPQFLGGSQLKEEPRG; encoded by the exons ATGGCAGATGATCCTAGTCTAGACTTTGGTGAATTTCCTCAGCCATTCTGCAGCCAGCAAGTTGTTTCATTTCAGCCAAGCGTGACAACTAGTGGGTCAGGAGGCATGCCAGTGTACCTGGACTGTTCCAGTGGGATGGACAGCAACACGGTGATGTTGAGCACCACACCTTCTGTGGTTGTCTCCACCACTTCGTCCAATACGGTTGCTGATCCCGGGCAGAACCTCAAATATGGAGGGCCCCTGGCAGCTGATTGGTCACGTCTTGAGCTCGATGTGCTGAAAGATGGCCTCCAGAA ATATGGAAATGAACAAGGCATCATGAAGTATATAAAGATAGCAGCTTCATTACCAAGCAAGACTGTGAGAGATGTCGCAATGAAGTGTCAGTGGCTAGGG aaaagagaaaattcaaGGCGGCGGAAGTCTGAAGACCATCACACTGGAAGAaagatgaaagaaagaaag GCTAAAATGGCCGAGCCTTCCTTATGGGGTACCAATCATCCAGTTCAGACGGACACAAGAGTTCCTTCGTTTGTGTCACATAATGCCATTCAAAACAACCAAATTCTAACTGGAG CCACTGAAATAGATCGTGCAATGCAGCAATTACTAGTACAAAATGATCGACTTCTTGATCAGATTGAAGCAAATATGCTAGCATGTCAG CCGCAAAACAATATTGAACTCTTCCATCGGACAAGAAGGAACATCAATGGTCTTCTGCAAAC CATGAACCAAATGCCTGGGATAATGAGTAAGATGCCTCCGTTGCCCGTCTCGGTGAATGAAAATCTTGCTAGCTTCGTACTTCCTGGTCTTACAGTG CCACAATTTCTCGGAGGCAGCCAATTGAAGGAGGAACCAAGAGGATG a
- the LOC127771614 gene encoding uncharacterized protein LOC127771614 isoform X1 → MADDPSLDFGEFPQPFCSQQVVSFQPSVTTSGSGGMPVYLDCSSGMDSNTVMLSTTPSVVVSTTSSNTVADPGQNLKYGGPLAADWSRLELDVLKDGLQKYGNEQGIMKYIKIAASLPSKTVRDVAMKCQWLGKRENSRRRKSEDHHTGRKMKERKAKMAEPSLWGTNHPVQTDTRVPSFVSHNAIQNNQILTGATEIDRAMQQLLVQNDRLLDQIEANMLACQPQNNIELFHRTRRNINGLLQTMNQMPGIMSKMPPLPVSVNENLASFVLPGLTVPQFLGGSQLKEEPRGW, encoded by the exons ATGGCAGATGATCCTAGTCTAGACTTTGGTGAATTTCCTCAGCCATTCTGCAGCCAGCAAGTTGTTTCATTTCAGCCAAGCGTGACAACTAGTGGGTCAGGAGGCATGCCAGTGTACCTGGACTGTTCCAGTGGGATGGACAGCAACACGGTGATGTTGAGCACCACACCTTCTGTGGTTGTCTCCACCACTTCGTCCAATACGGTTGCTGATCCCGGGCAGAACCTCAAATATGGAGGGCCCCTGGCAGCTGATTGGTCACGTCTTGAGCTCGATGTGCTGAAAGATGGCCTCCAGAA ATATGGAAATGAACAAGGCATCATGAAGTATATAAAGATAGCAGCTTCATTACCAAGCAAGACTGTGAGAGATGTCGCAATGAAGTGTCAGTGGCTAGGG aaaagagaaaattcaaGGCGGCGGAAGTCTGAAGACCATCACACTGGAAGAaagatgaaagaaagaaag GCTAAAATGGCCGAGCCTTCCTTATGGGGTACCAATCATCCAGTTCAGACGGACACAAGAGTTCCTTCGTTTGTGTCACATAATGCCATTCAAAACAACCAAATTCTAACTGGAG CCACTGAAATAGATCGTGCAATGCAGCAATTACTAGTACAAAATGATCGACTTCTTGATCAGATTGAAGCAAATATGCTAGCATGTCAG CCGCAAAACAATATTGAACTCTTCCATCGGACAAGAAGGAACATCAATGGTCTTCTGCAAAC CATGAACCAAATGCCTGGGATAATGAGTAAGATGCCTCCGTTGCCCGTCTCGGTGAATGAAAATCTTGCTAGCTTCGTACTTCCTGGTCTTACAGTG CCACAATTTCTCGGAGGCAGCCAATTGAAGGAGGAACCAAGAGGATGGTAA